One Zerene cesonia ecotype Mississippi chromosome 9, Zerene_cesonia_1.1, whole genome shotgun sequence DNA window includes the following coding sequences:
- the LOC119829039 gene encoding uncharacterized protein LOC119829039, translating to MCEKRTRKFKKGSNITRLREARRLQRLQWLATPIIHEEVSPPIVTQSTPEKVAQNRLILDLAWKTLALMHKNRLIQEKIVALQRETSEFVSAIMSNPENKKRYLEYVRLYNAGQLPDLKKELEAKTRVKTKPE from the exons ATGTGTGAGAAGCGTACCAGAAAGTTTAAAAAAG gTTCCAACATAACCCGTCTGCGAGAAGCTCGGCGTCTGCAACGACTCCAATGGCTTGCCACTCCAATCATACACGAGGAGGTATCCCCGCCGATTGTCACTCAGTCGACACCAGAGAAGGTCGCTCAGAACCGTCTAATCTTAGACCTTGCATGGAAGACTCTCGCTTTGATGCACAAGAATCGTCTCATTCAAGAGAAAATTGTCGCTCTGCAGAGAGAAACATCCGAATTTGTATCCGCTATCATGAGCAACCCTGAAAATAAGAAACGGTACTTAGAATATGTACGTCTGTACAACGCGGGACAGCTGCCTGACCTGAAGAAGGAGCTTGAGGCCAAAACCCGCGTGAAAACAAAACCGGAGTAA
- the LOC119828970 gene encoding D-aminoacyl-tRNA deacylase gives MKALIQRVINANVTVNGELISNIGQGLCVFIGISHNDTPKDMEFMVRKLLSIKLFNDESDKKWKKSVVDADLELLCVSQFTLYNTWKGNKPDFHLAMPGDKSKEFYEQFIQMLRSQYKPDKVKDGVFGAYMQVSIQNDGPVTLELESPVNSGKIKNKNESNENVPLQAEQTLVA, from the exons atgaaagcGCTTATTCAACGTGTAATTAATGCAAATGTGACAG TAAATGGAgaattaattagtaatatagGTCAAGGACTGTGTGTGTTTATCGGAATTTCTCACAATGATACACCGAAAGATATGGAGTTTAT GGTTCGCAAATTATTATCCATTAAGTTGTTCAATGATGAAAGTGATAAAAAATGGAAGAAGAGTGTAGTTGATGCTGATTTGGAGTTACTATGTGTCAgtcaatttacattatataatacatggaAG GGAAATAAGCCAGATTTTCATCTTGCAATGCCAGGCGACAAGTCAAAAGAATTTTATGAGCAGTTCATCCAAATGCTTAGGAGTCAATACAAGCCTGATAAAGtaaaag aTGGAGTGTTTGGAGCCTATATGCAGGTTTCAATACAAAACGACGGGCCTGTTACGTTAGAATTAGAATCTCCCGTAAACagtggaaaaataaaaaataaaaatgaatctaaTGAAAACGTTCCTTTACAAGCAGAACAAACATTGGTTGCGTGA